In one Macrobrachium rosenbergii isolate ZJJX-2024 chromosome 53, ASM4041242v1, whole genome shotgun sequence genomic region, the following are encoded:
- the LOC136834218 gene encoding LOW QUALITY PROTEIN: RNA helicase Mov10l1-like (The sequence of the model RefSeq protein was modified relative to this genomic sequence to represent the inferred CDS: deleted 1 base in 1 codon), with product MFTFMQKAVGYISGSVGDSELCPSKYERPKLEDFISVSCFESKEFVGKITTISERDIVVDNDIYFSIPVSESKCKFKVGDIVQGSAERQSQYEAWRAVNMFPCPKGERWEGDSSKLTGETIPSRDLDAGIPGILKNDLFPTSGYKQSQPDKLLLQPIQPCRANTEIQKTLVGRVKYVHGDTVTLNEDAYFSLSGVKSAFNVLEGDWILCKLSDDHPSNPQPEDDLHGFLKVTHIEPLRKKKIKGEVTRVYTKHIIINNEVFCSKDLDKDIPELRVGDAVITEVIESDQNHFGWRSISLSPDVFPEMKVLKLGIANRLNGFHGRATAELFKDKHNIVISNSVKFPKVYLGCKSYITIFIKNVGVQARSLLRILFINSLQDSQFSVVSESLDETHSFTPITILPHKSSSVKIACTGKFLGQCKQVCIFDFGSFKIGRHLTATVEDKQMDCIGPTSPYNPLEKKKLNCPNLSDSRVVRGEKPFNAPAFIPMSLPQFHIPTEFWTAIANEEKACDVAPVLKETVNPENYQDRFSVLLYLEEMETVRQLRKFDIARTTFSPHGEFLSLTVPGLAEKRPSLMIGDSVIASNPAGIGGPEYEGFIHDVLHTKVLLKFHPIFHEQCQDKDYTVRFNFNRTPLRRSHYALKFCLEQLGSEVLFPKKLKFRLPQVVYVDSELLPHNITKKKGPVKSGSGDSLVHLNAYEGSSAGVKEELVAKVENRKIICNVIDVTSLCALEDSGVEKKAKFVENGNPLLFTVIDVTDSWHTPVRTASNSNTDVKGSIVMNGKKVELAKLHVDTKNGTNDYHQAERSFHGVLNDKSKIESSPCSVKGVGKRGTSATPPRIPVVTRLFGVPSSGSSANSSICCSDDESKTYTDLESDPKFRKKLQKRSEIDDIENELYKSKPKNILSENSSSSALKMSGSPLSSVKKDGRIGQGSKVNYLEEEETEFQLADCVQALQSKTSGADECCANSVRKTLQYKAQDNSDNGRVVKNGCSRQGTTGSNEQVGMNCDSKGEKMSSAVISFQELLKESSAKKYDYCIPVLPERPSISDKIQNGKVPVLEWFNKKLNGEQKMAVRRILEGSTRPLPYIIYGPPGTGKTITVVETVLQIFTLVNHSRLLIVAPSNSAADLVTERLLEFGVMEKADLVRLNAYQRKEEAIPEHIHAYCYNGDQLMTRVRQRVIITTATTAGVMYRLGLHNGHFTHVFIDEAGQLTEPECLVALGLVNSVSGQIVLAGDPQQLGPVILSRVAKTYGLQESLLHRLCNSVLYQPEDKNSSSSWTFEPRLVTQLLRNYRSHPDIIHVSSKLFYRDSLVACADAEIRDKLLNWSELPNPSCPVLFHAVVSENLQEGDSPSWFNPTETFQVVRYAKSLTNFGLMPSNIGIITPYRKQVEKIRQLLSIFGVQPGIKVGTVEEFQGQERTAIIISTVRSSEELLAVDMEHSLGFVKCRRRFNVAITRAQSLLIVVGNPVLLSLDNCWLSFISFCISKKAYIGAEIDLDNFNLNEFD from the exons ATGTTTACCTTCATGCAGAAGGCCGTTGGATATATTTCTGGCAGTGTTGGTGATTCAGAACTGTGCCCCAGTAAATATGAAAGGCCAAAGCTTGAGGATTTCATTTCGGTTTCATGTTTTGAAAGTAAAGAGTTTGTTGGCAAGATTACAACAATCAGTGAAAGAGATATAGTGGTGGATAATGACATATATTTTAGCATTCCTGTGAGTGAGTCCAAGTGCAAGTTTAAAGTCGGGGACATTGTTCAAGGGAGCGCAGAAAGGCAGTCCCAGTATGAGGCATGGAGGGCTGTTAACATGTTTCCTTGTCCCAAGGGGGAGAGGTGGGAGGGTGACAGTTCGAAGCTGACAGGGGAAACTATACCCTCTAGAGACCTTGATGCAGGAATCCCTGGAATATTGAAGAATGACTTATTTCCCACAAGTGGGTATAAGCAATCTCAGCCTGACAAACTCCTACTGCAACCCATACAGCCATGTAGGGCTAACACTGAAATCCAGAAGACTTTAGTGGGTAGAGTGAAATATGTTCATGGTGACACTGTCACTTTGAACGAAGACGCGTACTTTAGTCTCTCTGGTGTCAAGTCTGCATTTAATGTACTGGAAG GCGACTGGATTCTGTGTAAATTAAGTGACGACCATCCAAGTAACCCCCAGCCAGAGGATGACCTTCATGGATTCCTCAAAGTCACTCATATTGAACCgttaaggaagaagaaaataaaaggggagGTGACTCGtgtttacacaaaacacataATCATCAACAATGAG GTATTTTGCTCAAAAGATTTGGATAAAGATATACCAGAATTACGTGTTGGTGATGCTGTGATTACAGAGGTTATAGAGAGTGACCAAAACCACTTTGGATGGAGATCAATCTCCCTCTCACCAGATGTCTTTCCTGAGATGAAA GTATTGAAGTTGGGAATTGCGAACAGACTGAATGGATTTCATGGCCGCGCAACTGCCGAGTTATTCAAAGACAAGCACAATATCGTTATTTCTAACTCTGTAAA GTTTCCAAAGGTCTACCTTGGCTGCAAGTCCTATATcactatattcattaaaaatgtcGGGGTACAAGCAAGGTCTTTGTTGCGCATCCTCTTTATAAACTCCTTACAAGACTCTCAGTTCAGTGTCGTCTCTGAATCTCTGGATGAAACTCACAGCTTTACTCCAATTACAATTTTGCCGCACAAAAGCTCTTCTGTCAAGATTGCTTGCACAGGAAAGTTCCTGGGGCAGTGTAAGCAGGTGTGCATTTTTGATTTTGGCTCATTTAAGATTGGAAGACATTTGACCGCCACGGTTGAAGATAAACAGATGGACTGCATTGGCCCAACATCTCCTTATAATCCTTTAGAAAAGAAGAAGTTGAATTGCCCTAATCTGAGTGACTCCAGAGTTGTGAGGGGAGAAAAGCCATTCAATGCTCCTGCTTTCATACCAATGTCGCTGCCGCAGTTTCACATTCCGACAGAATTTTGGACAGCTATTGCAAACGAGGAGAAAGCATGTGATGTAGCTCCTGTCTTGAAAGAGACAGTTAACCCAGAAAATTACCAGGACAGATTTTCAGTGCTGCTATATTTAGAAGAGATGGAGACTGTTCGCCAATTGAGGAAG tttgaTATTGCAAGGACAACCTTTTCTCCCCATGGCGAGTTTTTGAGCCTCACAGTTCCAGGTCTCGCTGAGAAACGTCCTTCCTTAATGATTGGTGATTCTGTTATTGCATCCAATCCTGCAGGTATTGGAGGACCTGAATATGAAGGCTTTATCCATGACGTACTTCACACAAAA gTGTTACTGAAATTTCATCCAATATTCCATGAGCAGTGTCAGGATAAAGATTACACTGTTCGTTTCAACTTCAACCGCACTCCTCTCCGTCGCAGTCACTATGCCCTCAAATTTTGTCTGGAACAACTTGGCAGTGAAGTTCTTTTTCCCAAGAAATTAAAGTTTAGACTCCCTCAGGTGGTTTACGTAGACAGCGAGTTACTTCCGCacaatattacaaaaaagaaGGGACCTGTGAAATCTGGGTCTGGAGATTCTTTAGTACACTTAAATGCCTATGAAGGTTCATCTGCTGGGGTAAAGGAAGAACTTGTAGCAAAAGTAGAAAATAGAAAGATTATTTGTAATGTGATTGATGTCACTTCTCTTTGTGCATTAGAGGACTCAGGTGTTGAGAAAAAAGCTAAATTTGTAGAAAATGGTAACCCTTTATTATTTACTGTGATTGATGTCACTGATTCTTGGCATACACCAGTCAGAACTGCAAGTAATAGTAATACTGATGTGAAAGGGAGTATAGTTATGAATGGTAAAAAAGTTGAATTGGCTAAGCTGCATGTGGATACAAAAAATGGCACCAATGATTATCATCAGGCAGAGAGATCTTTTCATGGTGTGCTGAATGATAAGAGTAAAATTGAAAGTTCTCCTTGCAGTGTGAAAGGGGTCGGGAAAAGAGGCACTTCTGCAACGCCACCCAGAATCCCTGTTGTGACAAGGCTTTTTGGTGTCCCATCATCAGGCTCAAGTGCTAATTCATCAATTTGCTGTAGTGATGACGAGTCAAAAACTTATACAGATTTAGAAAGCGATCCCaaatttagaaagaaattacagaagagaTCAGAAATAGATGATATTGAAAATGAACTATACAAATCAAAACCCAAGAACATTTTGAGTGAAAATTCATCTTCTTCAGCTTTGAAAATGAGTGGGTCGCCTTTGTCAAGTGTAAAGAAAGATGGAAGGATTGGCCAAGGTTCTAAAGTGAATtatcttgaagaagaggaaacagaaTTTCAGTTAGCTGACTGTGTTCAAGCCTTACAAAGCAAAACTTCTGGTGCTGATGAGTGCTGTGCAAATAGTGTTAGGAAGACTTTGCAGTATAAAGCACAAGATAATTCTGATAATGGAAGGGTTGTCAAAAATGGTTGCAGTAGACAAGGTACTACAGGAAGTAATGAACAGGTTGGAATGAATTGTGATTCAAAAGGAGAAAAGATGTCCAGTGCAGTTATAAGCTTTCAAGAGCTTTTGAAGGAAAGCAGTGCAAAGAAGTACGATTACTGTATTCCAGTTTTACCTGAGAGGCCTTCAATCAGTGACAAAATACAAA ATGGAAAAGTACCTGTTTTGGAATGgttcaacaaaaaattaaacggCGAACAGAAGATGGCTGTGCGAAGGATACTAGAGGGCAGCACGCGTCCATTGCCGTACATTATATACGGGCCTCCTGGCACTGGGAAGACAATAACTGTAGTTGAAACTGTCCTGCAGATTTTTACTTTGGTGAATCATAGCAG GTTACTCATCGTTGCTCCATCCAATAGTGCAGCTGATCTTGTCACTGAAAGACTCTTGGAATTTGGTGTAATGGAGAAAGCTGATTTAGTACGC TTGAACGCTTATCAG AGGAAGGAAGAGGCTATACCTGAGCACATACATGCCTATTGCTACAATGGGGATCAACTGATGACACGAGTGAGGCAGCGAGTGATAATTACTACAGCCACTACTGCAGGTGTGATGTATAGACTTGGGCTTCATAACGGCCACTTTACTCACGTATTTATAGATGAGGCGGGACAGCTGACAGAACCTGAGTGCCTTGTTGCTTTAGG GTTAGTAAACAGTGTATCAGGACAGATAGTTCTAGCAGGTGATCCCCAGCAACTTGGTCCTGTGATATTAAGCAGAGTGGCCAAGACTTATGGTCTACAAGAGTCTCTTCTTCATCGCCTTTGTAATTCTGTACTCTATCAG CCAGAAGACAAAAACAGCAGCTCGTCTTGGACATTTGAACCACGCTTGGTCACACAGCTTTTGAGGAATTACAGATCCCATCCTGACATCATTCATGTTTCATCAAAGTTGTTTTATCGCGACAGTCTGGTGGCATGCGCAGATGCTGAG ATCAGAGATAAATTGTTGAACTGGAGTGAGTTGCCCAATCCATCTTGCCCTGTGTTGTTCCATGCTGTGGTTAGTGAGAATCTCCAAGAAGGGGATTCTCCATCATGGTTTAATCCCACAGAAACGTTCCAG GTTGTGCGTTATGCAAAGAGCCTTACAAATTTTGGTTTGATGCCATCAAATATTGGCATAATTACACCCTATAGGAAGCAG GTGGAGAAGATTAGACAGCTCCTTTCAATTTTTGGAGTACAGCCAGGTATCAAGGTTGGCACAGTGGAAGAGTTTCAAGGCCAGGAAAGGACGGCAATAATTATTTCCACTGTTAGATCGTCAGAGGAGTTATTAGCG GTTGACATGGAGCACAGCCTTGGTTTTGTGAAGTGTCGGAGACGCTTCAATGTTGCCATTACGCGGGCTCAGTCCCTTCTCATTGTGGTTGGAAATCCTGTGCTTTTGTCATTGGACAATTGCTGGTTGAGTTTTATTAGCTTTTGTATCAGTAAAAAAGCATATATAGGAGCAGAAATTGATCTTGATAACTTCAACTTAAACGAGTTTGATTAG